Sequence from the Ictalurus furcatus strain D&B chromosome 25, Billie_1.0, whole genome shotgun sequence genome:
TCATAAATGTTACAAATCTAAAGAAATACATATTATACCAAATCACTTTGTGTATTTGTGAAGCTACTGATTTAAAGTCCTCATTCTCCTCAATGTAGATTTGATGGAGAGGGGGAAGTTGACATGTCCCTTTATTCTTTCTCATCAGATTCTTaccaaaagaaaaggaaagtttcaaagaaaaggaaaaaggaaaagcctGGCAAAAAGGTATGTTTTTATAACCAGACATAGTTGTATTCTGATGTCAAATATTCGCCTGTGTGTGACTGCAACCCAATCACTTGGAAGGTCATTCACTGATttcctaatctctctctctctctctctctctctctctctctctctctcacacacacatacacactacagtaaTGACATTTTTAGTGTTCTTCCTCCATAGATAAATCAGTTGCATTTTTTAATAGAAGCAGAAAAAAGACAAAGCACGCAAGCGAAAGAAGGACAAGAAAATTAAAGTAGAGGAAGACGCCTCTGGTCCTGTTCAGATTTCAAAGGTAGTGGTTTTTATAACTCATAATCTACACTGGAGTTCCACAATACATTCCTGTCATGctgatgtgtgtctgtattgcagTACCTGAAGGAGAAGAAGCGGAGTGGCAAGTACAGCATGATCTCAGGGAAGAAGATCAAAATGAAGTTGAAGAAATCAAAGAAGGACAAGCAAGTGAGTCATCGACGTAGTAATGTAGTATTTTTGTAGTATTATTAAACACTGCTGTTGTACTGTGTGATGACGTGAGCCTTTTTTTACAACACAACTTTTACTAGTGTTGTGTATGCTCtgtaaatgttcattttcttttatttatttattttttcatctttttttttttcccccagagagACAAGAACCGCGCTGAGCTGTTGGAGTTTCTGAACTCGACTTGCTAATTCAGACTTTATGCTTCAACTTTCcccataattatttttattttttttttattttttattaactttgtCTTGGCCAGTCAGCTCTCAGGGAAATGCCTGTAATTTCCTGTAATGGACAGCACTGTGGGTTCTCGTACAGCTCACCACAATTGGATAAACATCTTATTTTGTTATCTTTCTATACAGTGTTGTTTTGTTAACACCCGATGCTACTCGCATGTTATTCCTGTTATAAAGCATCACTCTCGTATGTTTGCTAATTTTGGACTTTTTAATACAGTTAAGGGTGATATTCTCTACTTTTAATCTACTTGTATTTTAGGTCACGATTATTGTAACAAGATCACACAGGTTTTTAAATTGAGGAAAAActcagtgactttttttttttgttttttttactccagacagactgtttgttttttttttgttttttgtttttttttttgttttttttcagtagccCAAATTTCAGAATTACAGCAAACACCattttcacccaaaaatgacTTATGAGACATTAAAAGTGGACATGTAGAAAATATCAGTAGACACAATCATGATTGTACATTTACTAAAATATGATAAAACGTGCAGCGTTCACAAAATGTGTGTTATTTGTCGTGTTAAAATTAAGTGGGTAAGAATTGAGAACATGCAGACATCTGTAAAGATTgttagataaataaaaacaaatcagtccAAATGTGCTGCGgagtttatttaaagaacaattttacttgtgtaaaaatgcaacaacaaaaaagagagagagagaataaataggtatctttcttctggtgtttttcagagtcagtagaaaggtctctttagtgacagcacagacattgcagtttatttctctgaacacatctgcagtcctcatgcctccctgcagcaggtctatggcatgttcacgcaggtgagcaggaaccctaggcatctttcttctggtgtttttcagagtcagtataAAGGTCTCTATAGTGTCccaagttattgtaactttgACATTAATCGCCTACCGCttgtaaactgttcatgtcttaaggaaggttccacaggtgcatgtgcaataattgtttacgcttcattgaacaagcatgaaaaacatcgctTAAACCCTTTAGGATAAAGAtcttttgaattttaaaaaattatctttaaaatacaatctcctggaaaagaaaaaagggacgtttcttttttttgctgagtatgtttatatttttataaacgacacaaaattatatttatattgaaatgacAATATCAAGAATTTAGGACatccttttttttgtcctaAGCACACCTTTAACctaatcttttttctttctttttttttttagtataaatGCCTATAGTTCTATTCAAGAtttcttttattgtcatttctatGCACTTGTAAATATCTTCATTATTATAA
This genomic interval carries:
- the si:ch211-22i13.2 gene encoding NKAP family protein CG6066 isoform X2, which gives rise to MSANVDFKERRRSSTDSNERRRPGIRVKEEKKQKRSRSRSSSVSSSSSSSSSSSRSSSSSGSSSRSRSSSSSSDSYQKKRKVSKKRKKEKPGKKQKKDKARKRKKDKKIKVEEDASGPVQISKYLKEKKRSGKYSMISGKKIKMKLKKSKKDKQRDKNRAELLEFLNSTC
- the si:ch211-22i13.2 gene encoding pinin isoform X1 produces the protein MSANVDFKERRRSSTDSNERRRPGIRVKEEKKQKRSRSRSSSVSSSSSSSSSSSRSSSSSGSSSRSRSSSSSSDSYQKKRKVSKKRKKEKPGKKKQKKDKARKRKKDKKIKVEEDASGPVQISKYLKEKKRSGKYSMISGKKIKMKLKKSKKDKQRDKNRAELLEFLNSTC